In Cytobacillus oceanisediminis, the following proteins share a genomic window:
- the spxA gene encoding transcriptional regulator SpxA, with protein MVNLFLSSSCGSCRKARAWLEEHQIEYVERNIVTDPLTVEEIKSILRLTENGTEEIISTKSKAFQELNVNIDSMPLKELYQLIINNPQMLRRPIILDEKRLQVGFNEDEIRSFLPRNFRTFSYNELQRLAN; from the coding sequence ATGGTGAATTTATTCTTATCATCAAGCTGCGGTTCCTGCCGGAAAGCCCGGGCATGGCTTGAGGAGCATCAAATAGAGTATGTTGAACGGAACATTGTAACAGATCCGCTTACAGTGGAAGAAATTAAATCAATTCTTCGTCTTACAGAAAATGGGACTGAGGAGATTATTTCAACTAAATCAAAAGCTTTCCAGGAGTTAAACGTGAATATTGATTCCATGCCGCTAAAAGAGTTATATCAATTGATTATCAATAATCCGCAAATGCTGCGCAGACCGATTATTCTGGATGAAAAAAGACTCCAGGTCGGCTTTAACGAGGACGAAATTCGCAGCTTCCTTCCACGGAACTTTCGTACGTTTTCATACAATGAACTGCAAAGATTGGCTAACTAG
- a CDS encoding RrF2 family transcriptional regulator: MNSDFTLAIHSLTYLALQLDRMSTSDAISESAGVHPVRIRKVLSLLKKHGFIKSKEGTGGGFIFARDLSEVNLWDIYKITSEGALQPKCPDSNEACVVGANMQRVLINIFLGAEEHLGEYLKHYTLKDIVDLIYKEN; encoded by the coding sequence ATGAATAGCGATTTTACTCTTGCCATTCACAGTCTAACTTATCTCGCCCTGCAGCTGGATCGCATGTCAACGAGCGATGCGATTTCTGAAAGTGCAGGTGTCCATCCGGTCCGCATCCGAAAAGTCCTGAGTTTATTAAAAAAACATGGATTTATTAAATCAAAAGAGGGAACGGGCGGCGGATTTATTTTTGCCCGGGATTTAAGCGAAGTGAATCTTTGGGATATTTATAAGATTACTTCTGAAGGCGCACTGCAGCCCAAGTGTCCGGATTCAAATGAAGCGTGTGTGGTGGGTGCAAATATGCAAAGAGTTCTGATCAACATCTTTTTAGGTGCAGAGGAACATTTGGGTGAATATTTAAAGCACTATACATTAAAGGATATTGTTGATTTGATCTATAAAGAAAATTAA
- a CDS encoding IDEAL domain-containing protein, with protein sequence MMSNNNAILKAGDWIKGKSREGELIIGYIETLEEGIIKTKVISSDNKTIEGRIIPLLSKQVKKMPAAKVANKEQIHFLIDLALSTEDEEWFFELTSKLNSMRELVKDIK encoded by the coding sequence ATGATGTCCAACAATAATGCCATTTTAAAAGCGGGAGATTGGATTAAAGGAAAATCCCGTGAAGGGGAACTAATCATTGGCTATATCGAGACCTTAGAAGAAGGTATTATAAAGACAAAAGTAATTTCAAGTGATAATAAAACCATTGAAGGCAGAATCATTCCGCTGCTGAGCAAACAGGTTAAGAAAATGCCGGCAGCAAAAGTAGCCAACAAAGAACAGATCCATTTCCTGATTGACCTTGCCCTTTCCACTGAAGATGAAGAATGGTTTTTTGAATTGACCTCGAAGCTTAACTCGATGAGAGAGCTTGTGAAGGATATTAAATAA
- a CDS encoding cell wall hydrolase — protein MPRVQYTDSDVALMARMMRAEAEGEGKLGMLMVGNVIVNRRKANCLDFEGLRTIPQVIFQIQGGNYSFEAVQKGNVFYNRARSVEKRLAKQTLDFWRQHPSKFALWYFNPYAACPPTWYDQPFSGQFKQHCYYEPKANTCEGAYIW, from the coding sequence GTGCCAAGAGTACAATATACCGACAGTGACGTGGCTTTGATGGCAAGGATGATGAGGGCGGAAGCCGAAGGTGAAGGAAAACTGGGGATGCTGATGGTTGGGAATGTAATAGTTAACCGGCGAAAAGCTAATTGTCTCGATTTTGAAGGCTTAAGGACCATACCGCAAGTCATTTTCCAGATCCAGGGTGGAAATTATTCTTTTGAAGCTGTACAGAAAGGGAATGTTTTTTACAACAGGGCAAGAAGCGTGGAAAAGAGATTGGCCAAGCAAACCTTAGACTTTTGGAGACAGCATCCTTCCAAGTTTGCTCTCTGGTATTTCAATCCGTATGCTGCATGTCCGCCAACATGGTACGATCAGCCTTTCTCAGGGCAATTCAAACAGCATTGCTATTATGAACCCAAAGCTAATACTTGTGAAGGTGCTTATATTTGGTGA